In a single window of the Nilaparvata lugens isolate BPH chromosome 1, ASM1435652v1, whole genome shotgun sequence genome:
- the LOC111044077 gene encoding uncharacterized protein LOC111044077 isoform X1, translating into MEVPREKEFVNTYKQFLEQLHQHEVETSTKYVLDKAPKNFLQSKVYPTPIQHIYWQNDLPYYHFGSRRYICHQGKDTNIQKKRKYEEERDRKAHEDSLIKRYNRTQITKKLDCPASIIVTRVIRIPEHKVSGNASEKYKRLKAIEVIKKKIENGEDVGEEGFFFNMPTVDDHKNHFFGKIAALTEPVDSRVSDYINQLITRGERNAVVISKQVQSFVESDLQGTDQLRRRFYPNLSTVKRIISSTKSKLKSQIDQDQHNVEMFVKGLDEDDNYKDSALEIDEGPCISQCKELPSRGSNRTQLINECNSTFSALQTIQCHLEENDLKDLNNTLKEIYNNLSSKVSTNELNGS; encoded by the exons ATGGAAGTTCCCAGAGAGAAGGAGTTTGTAAACACGTACAAACAATTTTTGGAACAACTTCATCAACATGAAGTTGAAACATCAACAAAATATGTATTGGATAAGGCACCAAAGAATTTCTTACAAAGCAAag TTTACCCAACTCCAATTCAACATATATATTGGCAAAATGATTTGCCATATTATCATTTTGGATCCCGCAGGTATATATGTCATCAAGGAAAAGATACAAACAtacaaaagaaaagaaaatatgaagaagaaagagacagAAAG GCTCATGAGGATTCGTTAATCAAAAGATACAATCGGACTcaaataacaaagaaattaGACTGTCCTGCCTCAATAATTGTAACAAGAGTGATTAGGATACCAGAACACAAA GTGAGTGGAAACGCTTCTGAAAAGTACAAGAGACTTAAGGCAATAGAAGTcattaaaaagaaaatagagAACGGTGAAGACGTTGGAGAAGAAGGATTTTTCTTCAACATGCCTACTGTGGATGATCATAAGAATCATTTTTTTGGTAAAATTGCAGCTCTGACAGAACCAGTGGACAGTCGAGTTAGTGATTACATCAACCAACTCATTACGAGAGGTGAAAGGAATGCAGTTGTGATTTCTAAACAGGTGCAATCCTTTGTTGAAAGTGACCTGCAAGGAACTGATCAATTAAGAAGGCGGTTTTACCCAAACTTAAGCACGGTTAAAAGGATAATATCTTCTACCAAATCAAAACTGAAAagtcaaattgatcaagatcaacataatgttgaaatgttCGTAAAAGGTCTGGACGAAGATGATAATTATAAAG ATTCCGCCCTGGAAATTGATGAAGGGCCCTGCATATCACAATGCAAGGAACTACCTTCAAGAGGCAGCAATCGAACACAATTAATAAACGAATGCAACTCAACGTTTAGTGCTCTTCAGACTATCCAGTGCCATTTGGAAGAAAATGATCTAAAAGATCTAAATAACACCCTGAaggaaatttacaataatcttTCTTCCAAAGTTTCTACCAACGAACTCAATGGTTcgtaa
- the LOC111044077 gene encoding uncharacterized protein LOC111044077 isoform X2, giving the protein MVDFEQLFNLIVYPTPIQHIYWQNDLPYYHFGSRRYICHQGKDTNIQKKRKYEEERDRKAHEDSLIKRYNRTQITKKLDCPASIIVTRVIRIPEHKVSGNASEKYKRLKAIEVIKKKIENGEDVGEEGFFFNMPTVDDHKNHFFGKIAALTEPVDSRVSDYINQLITRGERNAVVISKQVQSFVESDLQGTDQLRRRFYPNLSTVKRIISSTKSKLKSQIDQDQHNVEMFVKGLDEDDNYKDSALEIDEGPCISQCKELPSRGSNRTQLINECNSTFSALQTIQCHLEENDLKDLNNTLKEIYNNLSSKVSTNELNGS; this is encoded by the exons ATGGTGGACTTTGAACAATTGTTTAACTTGATAG TTTACCCAACTCCAATTCAACATATATATTGGCAAAATGATTTGCCATATTATCATTTTGGATCCCGCAGGTATATATGTCATCAAGGAAAAGATACAAACAtacaaaagaaaagaaaatatgaagaagaaagagacagAAAG GCTCATGAGGATTCGTTAATCAAAAGATACAATCGGACTcaaataacaaagaaattaGACTGTCCTGCCTCAATAATTGTAACAAGAGTGATTAGGATACCAGAACACAAA GTGAGTGGAAACGCTTCTGAAAAGTACAAGAGACTTAAGGCAATAGAAGTcattaaaaagaaaatagagAACGGTGAAGACGTTGGAGAAGAAGGATTTTTCTTCAACATGCCTACTGTGGATGATCATAAGAATCATTTTTTTGGTAAAATTGCAGCTCTGACAGAACCAGTGGACAGTCGAGTTAGTGATTACATCAACCAACTCATTACGAGAGGTGAAAGGAATGCAGTTGTGATTTCTAAACAGGTGCAATCCTTTGTTGAAAGTGACCTGCAAGGAACTGATCAATTAAGAAGGCGGTTTTACCCAAACTTAAGCACGGTTAAAAGGATAATATCTTCTACCAAATCAAAACTGAAAagtcaaattgatcaagatcaacataatgttgaaatgttCGTAAAAGGTCTGGACGAAGATGATAATTATAAAG ATTCCGCCCTGGAAATTGATGAAGGGCCCTGCATATCACAATGCAAGGAACTACCTTCAAGAGGCAGCAATCGAACACAATTAATAAACGAATGCAACTCAACGTTTAGTGCTCTTCAGACTATCCAGTGCCATTTGGAAGAAAATGATCTAAAAGATCTAAATAACACCCTGAaggaaatttacaataatcttTCTTCCAAAGTTTCTACCAACGAACTCAATGGTTcgtaa